The Equus asinus isolate D_3611 breed Donkey chromosome 22, EquAss-T2T_v2, whole genome shotgun sequence genome has a segment encoding these proteins:
- the LMBR1L gene encoding protein LMBR1L isoform X2, with translation MEAADYEVLSVREQLFHERVRECIISTLLFATLYILCHIALTRFKKPTEFTTVDDEDATVNKIVLELCTFTLAVALGAVLLLPFSIISNEVLLSLPRNYYIQWLNGSLIHGLWNLVFLFSNLSLIFLMPFAYFFTESEGFAGSRKGVLGRVYETVVMLMLLTLLVLGIVWVASAIVDNNKASRESLYDFWEYYLPYLYSCISFLGVLLLLGLARMFSVTGKLLVKPRLLEDLEEQLYCSAFEEAALTRRICNPTSCWLPLDMELVHRQVLALQTQRVLLASHPCTEKRRKASAWQRNLGYPLAMLFLLVLTGLSVLIVAIHILELLIDEAAMPRGMQGTSLGQVSFSKLGSFGAVIQVVLIFYLMVSSVVGFYSSPLFRGLWPRWHDTAMTQIIGNCVCLLVLSSALPVFSRTLGLTRFDLLGDFGRFNWLGNFYIVFLYNAAFAGLTTLCLVKTFTAAVRAELIRAFGLDRLPLPVSGFPRASRKTQHQ, from the exons ATGGAAGCAGCTGACTACGAAGTGCTATCCGTGCGTGAGCAGCTGTTCCACGAGAGGGTCCGCGAGTGCATT ATCTCAACACTTCTGTTTGCGACACTCTACATCCTCTGCCACATCGCCCTGACCCGCTTCAAGAAgcccactgagttcaccacag TGGATGATGAAGATGCCACAGTCAACAAGATTGT GCTCGAACTGTGCACCTTTACCCTGGCGGTTGCCCTGGGTGCTGTCCTGCTCCTGCCATTCTCCATCATCAGCAATGAGgtgctgctctctctgcctcgAAACTACTACATCCAGTGGCTCAACGGCTCCCTCATCCATG GCCTCTGgaaccttgtttttctcttttctaacttATCCCTCATCTTCCTCATGCCCTTTGCATACTTCTTCACTGAGTCTGAAGGCTTTGCTGGCTCCAGAAAG GGTGTCCTGGGCCGAGTCTACGAGACGGTGGTAATGTTGATGCTTCTCACTCTGCTGGTGCTGGGCATAGTGTGGGTGGCATCAGCCATTGTGGACAACAACAAGGCCAGCAGGGAGTCACTCTATG ACTTCTGGGAGTACTACCTCCCCTACCTCTACTCCTGCATCTCCTTCCTCGGAGTCCTGCTGCTCCTGG GTCTCGCCCGCATGTTCTCGGTCACTGGGAAGCTGCTGGTCAAGCCCCGG CTGCTGGAAGACCTGGAGGAGCAGCTGTACTGCTCAGCCTTTGAGGAGGCAGCCTTGACCCGCAGGATTTGCA ATCCCACCTCCTGCTGGCTGCCTTTGGACATGGAGCTGGTTCACAGACAGGTCCTGGCTCTGCAGACACAGAGGGTCCTGCTCG CTTCCCATCCCTGCACAGAGAAGCGGCGGAAGGCTTCCGCCTGGCAGCGGAACCTGGGCTACCCCCTGGCCATGCTGTTCTTGCTGGTACTGACG GGCCTGTCTGTACTCATTGTGGCCATCCACATCCTGGAGCTGCTCATTGATGAGGCTGCCATGCCCCGGGGCATGCAG GGTACCTCTCTGGGCCAGGTCTCCTTCTCCAAGCTGGGCTCCTTTGGTGCTGTCATTCAGGTTGTACTCATCTT TTACCTGATGGTCTCATCGGTTGTGGGATTCTACAGCTCTCCACTCTTCCGGGGCCTGTGGCCCAGATGGCACGACACAGCCATGACGCAG ATAATTGGGAACTGTGTCTGCCTCCTGGTCCTGAGCTCAGCACTTCCTGTCTTCTCTCGAACTCTAG GGCTCACTCGCTTTGACCTGCTGGGTGACTTTGGACGCTTCAACTGGCTGGGCAATTTCTACATCGTGTTCCTCTACAATGCAGCCTTCGCGGGCCTCACCACTCTATGTCTGGTGAAGACCTTCACCGCAGCTGTGCGGGCAGAACTGATCCGGGCCTTTG GGCTGGACAGACTGCCATTGCCTGTCTCCGGTTTCCCCCGGGCATCTAGGAAGACCCAGCACCAGTGA
- the LMBR1L gene encoding protein LMBR1L isoform X1 gives MEAADYEVLSVREQLFHERVRECIISTLLFATLYILCHIALTRFKKPTEFTTVDDEDATVNKIVLELCTFTLAVALGAVLLLPFSIISNEVLLSLPRNYYIQWLNGSLIHGLWNLVFLFSNLSLIFLMPFAYFFTESEGFAGSRKGVLGRVYETVVMLMLLTLLVLGIVWVASAIVDNNKASRESLYDFWEYYLPYLYSCISFLGVLLLLVCTPLGLARMFSVTGKLLVKPRLLEDLEEQLYCSAFEEAALTRRICNPTSCWLPLDMELVHRQVLALQTQRVLLASHPCTEKRRKASAWQRNLGYPLAMLFLLVLTGLSVLIVAIHILELLIDEAAMPRGMQGTSLGQVSFSKLGSFGAVIQVVLIFYLMVSSVVGFYSSPLFRGLWPRWHDTAMTQIIGNCVCLLVLSSALPVFSRTLGLTRFDLLGDFGRFNWLGNFYIVFLYNAAFAGLTTLCLVKTFTAAVRAELIRAFGLDRLPLPVSGFPRASRKTQHQ, from the exons ATGGAAGCAGCTGACTACGAAGTGCTATCCGTGCGTGAGCAGCTGTTCCACGAGAGGGTCCGCGAGTGCATT ATCTCAACACTTCTGTTTGCGACACTCTACATCCTCTGCCACATCGCCCTGACCCGCTTCAAGAAgcccactgagttcaccacag TGGATGATGAAGATGCCACAGTCAACAAGATTGT GCTCGAACTGTGCACCTTTACCCTGGCGGTTGCCCTGGGTGCTGTCCTGCTCCTGCCATTCTCCATCATCAGCAATGAGgtgctgctctctctgcctcgAAACTACTACATCCAGTGGCTCAACGGCTCCCTCATCCATG GCCTCTGgaaccttgtttttctcttttctaacttATCCCTCATCTTCCTCATGCCCTTTGCATACTTCTTCACTGAGTCTGAAGGCTTTGCTGGCTCCAGAAAG GGTGTCCTGGGCCGAGTCTACGAGACGGTGGTAATGTTGATGCTTCTCACTCTGCTGGTGCTGGGCATAGTGTGGGTGGCATCAGCCATTGTGGACAACAACAAGGCCAGCAGGGAGTCACTCTATG ACTTCTGGGAGTACTACCTCCCCTACCTCTACTCCTGCATCTCCTTCCTCGGAGTCCTGCTGCTCCTGG TTTGTACTCCACTAGGTCTCGCCCGCATGTTCTCGGTCACTGGGAAGCTGCTGGTCAAGCCCCGG CTGCTGGAAGACCTGGAGGAGCAGCTGTACTGCTCAGCCTTTGAGGAGGCAGCCTTGACCCGCAGGATTTGCA ATCCCACCTCCTGCTGGCTGCCTTTGGACATGGAGCTGGTTCACAGACAGGTCCTGGCTCTGCAGACACAGAGGGTCCTGCTCG CTTCCCATCCCTGCACAGAGAAGCGGCGGAAGGCTTCCGCCTGGCAGCGGAACCTGGGCTACCCCCTGGCCATGCTGTTCTTGCTGGTACTGACG GGCCTGTCTGTACTCATTGTGGCCATCCACATCCTGGAGCTGCTCATTGATGAGGCTGCCATGCCCCGGGGCATGCAG GGTACCTCTCTGGGCCAGGTCTCCTTCTCCAAGCTGGGCTCCTTTGGTGCTGTCATTCAGGTTGTACTCATCTT TTACCTGATGGTCTCATCGGTTGTGGGATTCTACAGCTCTCCACTCTTCCGGGGCCTGTGGCCCAGATGGCACGACACAGCCATGACGCAG ATAATTGGGAACTGTGTCTGCCTCCTGGTCCTGAGCTCAGCACTTCCTGTCTTCTCTCGAACTCTAG GGCTCACTCGCTTTGACCTGCTGGGTGACTTTGGACGCTTCAACTGGCTGGGCAATTTCTACATCGTGTTCCTCTACAATGCAGCCTTCGCGGGCCTCACCACTCTATGTCTGGTGAAGACCTTCACCGCAGCTGTGCGGGCAGAACTGATCCGGGCCTTTG GGCTGGACAGACTGCCATTGCCTGTCTCCGGTTTCCCCCGGGCATCTAGGAAGACCCAGCACCAGTGA
- the LMBR1L gene encoding protein LMBR1L isoform X4, giving the protein MEAADYEVLSVREQLFHERVRECIISTLLFATLYILCHIALTRFKKPTEFTTVDDEDATVNKIVLELCTFTLAVALGAVLLLPFSIISNEVLLSLPRNYYIQWLNGSLIHGLWNLVFLFSNLSLIFLMPFAYFFTESEGFAGSRKGVLGRVYETVVMLMLLTLLVLGIVWVASAIVDNNKASRESLYDFWEYYLPYLYSCISFLGVLLLLGLARMFSVTGKLLVKPRLLEDLEEQLYCSAFEEAALTRRICNPTSCWLPLDMELVHRQVLALQTQRVLLEKRRKASAWQRNLGYPLAMLFLLVLTGLSVLIVAIHILELLIDEAAMPRGMQGTSLGQVSFSKLGSFGAVIQVVLIFYLMVSSVVGFYSSPLFRGLWPRWHDTAMTQIIGNCVCLLVLSSALPVFSRTLGLTRFDLLGDFGRFNWLGNFYIVFLYNAAFAGLTTLCLVKTFTAAVRAELIRAFGLDRLPLPVSGFPRASRKTQHQ; this is encoded by the exons ATGGAAGCAGCTGACTACGAAGTGCTATCCGTGCGTGAGCAGCTGTTCCACGAGAGGGTCCGCGAGTGCATT ATCTCAACACTTCTGTTTGCGACACTCTACATCCTCTGCCACATCGCCCTGACCCGCTTCAAGAAgcccactgagttcaccacag TGGATGATGAAGATGCCACAGTCAACAAGATTGT GCTCGAACTGTGCACCTTTACCCTGGCGGTTGCCCTGGGTGCTGTCCTGCTCCTGCCATTCTCCATCATCAGCAATGAGgtgctgctctctctgcctcgAAACTACTACATCCAGTGGCTCAACGGCTCCCTCATCCATG GCCTCTGgaaccttgtttttctcttttctaacttATCCCTCATCTTCCTCATGCCCTTTGCATACTTCTTCACTGAGTCTGAAGGCTTTGCTGGCTCCAGAAAG GGTGTCCTGGGCCGAGTCTACGAGACGGTGGTAATGTTGATGCTTCTCACTCTGCTGGTGCTGGGCATAGTGTGGGTGGCATCAGCCATTGTGGACAACAACAAGGCCAGCAGGGAGTCACTCTATG ACTTCTGGGAGTACTACCTCCCCTACCTCTACTCCTGCATCTCCTTCCTCGGAGTCCTGCTGCTCCTGG GTCTCGCCCGCATGTTCTCGGTCACTGGGAAGCTGCTGGTCAAGCCCCGG CTGCTGGAAGACCTGGAGGAGCAGCTGTACTGCTCAGCCTTTGAGGAGGCAGCCTTGACCCGCAGGATTTGCA ATCCCACCTCCTGCTGGCTGCCTTTGGACATGGAGCTGGTTCACAGACAGGTCCTGGCTCTGCAGACACAGAGGGTCCTGCTCG AGAAGCGGCGGAAGGCTTCCGCCTGGCAGCGGAACCTGGGCTACCCCCTGGCCATGCTGTTCTTGCTGGTACTGACG GGCCTGTCTGTACTCATTGTGGCCATCCACATCCTGGAGCTGCTCATTGATGAGGCTGCCATGCCCCGGGGCATGCAG GGTACCTCTCTGGGCCAGGTCTCCTTCTCCAAGCTGGGCTCCTTTGGTGCTGTCATTCAGGTTGTACTCATCTT TTACCTGATGGTCTCATCGGTTGTGGGATTCTACAGCTCTCCACTCTTCCGGGGCCTGTGGCCCAGATGGCACGACACAGCCATGACGCAG ATAATTGGGAACTGTGTCTGCCTCCTGGTCCTGAGCTCAGCACTTCCTGTCTTCTCTCGAACTCTAG GGCTCACTCGCTTTGACCTGCTGGGTGACTTTGGACGCTTCAACTGGCTGGGCAATTTCTACATCGTGTTCCTCTACAATGCAGCCTTCGCGGGCCTCACCACTCTATGTCTGGTGAAGACCTTCACCGCAGCTGTGCGGGCAGAACTGATCCGGGCCTTTG GGCTGGACAGACTGCCATTGCCTGTCTCCGGTTTCCCCCGGGCATCTAGGAAGACCCAGCACCAGTGA
- the LMBR1L gene encoding protein LMBR1L isoform X3 → MEAADYEVLSVREQLFHERVRECIISTLLFATLYILCHIALTRFKKPTEFTTVDDEDATVNKIVLELCTFTLAVALGAVLLLPFSIISNEVLLSLPRNYYIQWLNGSLIHGLWNLVFLFSNLSLIFLMPFAYFFTESEGFAGSRKGVLGRVYETVVMLMLLTLLVLGIVWVASAIVDNNKASRESLYDFWEYYLPYLYSCISFLGVLLLLVCTPLGLARMFSVTGKLLVKPRLLEDLEEQLYCSAFEEAALTRRICNPTSCWLPLDMELVHRQVLALQTQRVLLEKRRKASAWQRNLGYPLAMLFLLVLTGLSVLIVAIHILELLIDEAAMPRGMQGTSLGQVSFSKLGSFGAVIQVVLIFYLMVSSVVGFYSSPLFRGLWPRWHDTAMTQIIGNCVCLLVLSSALPVFSRTLGLTRFDLLGDFGRFNWLGNFYIVFLYNAAFAGLTTLCLVKTFTAAVRAELIRAFGLDRLPLPVSGFPRASRKTQHQ, encoded by the exons ATGGAAGCAGCTGACTACGAAGTGCTATCCGTGCGTGAGCAGCTGTTCCACGAGAGGGTCCGCGAGTGCATT ATCTCAACACTTCTGTTTGCGACACTCTACATCCTCTGCCACATCGCCCTGACCCGCTTCAAGAAgcccactgagttcaccacag TGGATGATGAAGATGCCACAGTCAACAAGATTGT GCTCGAACTGTGCACCTTTACCCTGGCGGTTGCCCTGGGTGCTGTCCTGCTCCTGCCATTCTCCATCATCAGCAATGAGgtgctgctctctctgcctcgAAACTACTACATCCAGTGGCTCAACGGCTCCCTCATCCATG GCCTCTGgaaccttgtttttctcttttctaacttATCCCTCATCTTCCTCATGCCCTTTGCATACTTCTTCACTGAGTCTGAAGGCTTTGCTGGCTCCAGAAAG GGTGTCCTGGGCCGAGTCTACGAGACGGTGGTAATGTTGATGCTTCTCACTCTGCTGGTGCTGGGCATAGTGTGGGTGGCATCAGCCATTGTGGACAACAACAAGGCCAGCAGGGAGTCACTCTATG ACTTCTGGGAGTACTACCTCCCCTACCTCTACTCCTGCATCTCCTTCCTCGGAGTCCTGCTGCTCCTGG TTTGTACTCCACTAGGTCTCGCCCGCATGTTCTCGGTCACTGGGAAGCTGCTGGTCAAGCCCCGG CTGCTGGAAGACCTGGAGGAGCAGCTGTACTGCTCAGCCTTTGAGGAGGCAGCCTTGACCCGCAGGATTTGCA ATCCCACCTCCTGCTGGCTGCCTTTGGACATGGAGCTGGTTCACAGACAGGTCCTGGCTCTGCAGACACAGAGGGTCCTGCTCG AGAAGCGGCGGAAGGCTTCCGCCTGGCAGCGGAACCTGGGCTACCCCCTGGCCATGCTGTTCTTGCTGGTACTGACG GGCCTGTCTGTACTCATTGTGGCCATCCACATCCTGGAGCTGCTCATTGATGAGGCTGCCATGCCCCGGGGCATGCAG GGTACCTCTCTGGGCCAGGTCTCCTTCTCCAAGCTGGGCTCCTTTGGTGCTGTCATTCAGGTTGTACTCATCTT TTACCTGATGGTCTCATCGGTTGTGGGATTCTACAGCTCTCCACTCTTCCGGGGCCTGTGGCCCAGATGGCACGACACAGCCATGACGCAG ATAATTGGGAACTGTGTCTGCCTCCTGGTCCTGAGCTCAGCACTTCCTGTCTTCTCTCGAACTCTAG GGCTCACTCGCTTTGACCTGCTGGGTGACTTTGGACGCTTCAACTGGCTGGGCAATTTCTACATCGTGTTCCTCTACAATGCAGCCTTCGCGGGCCTCACCACTCTATGTCTGGTGAAGACCTTCACCGCAGCTGTGCGGGCAGAACTGATCCGGGCCTTTG GGCTGGACAGACTGCCATTGCCTGTCTCCGGTTTCCCCCGGGCATCTAGGAAGACCCAGCACCAGTGA
- the LMBR1L gene encoding protein LMBR1L isoform X7, translating to MPFAYFFTESEGFAGSRKGVLGRVYETVVMLMLLTLLVLGIVWVASAIVDNNKASRESLYDFWEYYLPYLYSCISFLGVLLLLVCTPLGLARMFSVTGKLLVKPRLLEDLEEQLYCSAFEEAALTRRICNPTSCWLPLDMELVHRQVLALQTQRVLLEKRRKASAWQRNLGYPLAMLFLLVLTGLSVLIVAIHILELLIDEAAMPRGMQGTSLGQVSFSKLGSFGAVIQVVLIFYLMVSSVVGFYSSPLFRGLWPRWHDTAMTQIIGNCVCLLVLSSALPVFSRTLGLTRFDLLGDFGRFNWLGNFYIVFLYNAAFAGLTTLCLVKTFTAAVRAELIRAFGLDRLPLPVSGFPRASRKTQHQ from the exons ATGCCCTTTGCATACTTCTTCACTGAGTCTGAAGGCTTTGCTGGCTCCAGAAAG GGTGTCCTGGGCCGAGTCTACGAGACGGTGGTAATGTTGATGCTTCTCACTCTGCTGGTGCTGGGCATAGTGTGGGTGGCATCAGCCATTGTGGACAACAACAAGGCCAGCAGGGAGTCACTCTATG ACTTCTGGGAGTACTACCTCCCCTACCTCTACTCCTGCATCTCCTTCCTCGGAGTCCTGCTGCTCCTGG TTTGTACTCCACTAGGTCTCGCCCGCATGTTCTCGGTCACTGGGAAGCTGCTGGTCAAGCCCCGG CTGCTGGAAGACCTGGAGGAGCAGCTGTACTGCTCAGCCTTTGAGGAGGCAGCCTTGACCCGCAGGATTTGCA ATCCCACCTCCTGCTGGCTGCCTTTGGACATGGAGCTGGTTCACAGACAGGTCCTGGCTCTGCAGACACAGAGGGTCCTGCTCG AGAAGCGGCGGAAGGCTTCCGCCTGGCAGCGGAACCTGGGCTACCCCCTGGCCATGCTGTTCTTGCTGGTACTGACG GGCCTGTCTGTACTCATTGTGGCCATCCACATCCTGGAGCTGCTCATTGATGAGGCTGCCATGCCCCGGGGCATGCAG GGTACCTCTCTGGGCCAGGTCTCCTTCTCCAAGCTGGGCTCCTTTGGTGCTGTCATTCAGGTTGTACTCATCTT TTACCTGATGGTCTCATCGGTTGTGGGATTCTACAGCTCTCCACTCTTCCGGGGCCTGTGGCCCAGATGGCACGACACAGCCATGACGCAG ATAATTGGGAACTGTGTCTGCCTCCTGGTCCTGAGCTCAGCACTTCCTGTCTTCTCTCGAACTCTAG GGCTCACTCGCTTTGACCTGCTGGGTGACTTTGGACGCTTCAACTGGCTGGGCAATTTCTACATCGTGTTCCTCTACAATGCAGCCTTCGCGGGCCTCACCACTCTATGTCTGGTGAAGACCTTCACCGCAGCTGTGCGGGCAGAACTGATCCGGGCCTTTG GGCTGGACAGACTGCCATTGCCTGTCTCCGGTTTCCCCCGGGCATCTAGGAAGACCCAGCACCAGTGA
- the LMBR1L gene encoding protein LMBR1L isoform X5 has protein sequence MLSRVWKQLTTKCYPCVSSCSTRGSASALLELCTFTLAVALGAVLLLPFSIISNEVLLSLPRNYYIQWLNGSLIHGLWNLVFLFSNLSLIFLMPFAYFFTESEGFAGSRKGVLGRVYETVVMLMLLTLLVLGIVWVASAIVDNNKASRESLYDFWEYYLPYLYSCISFLGVLLLLVCTPLGLARMFSVTGKLLVKPRLLEDLEEQLYCSAFEEAALTRRICNPTSCWLPLDMELVHRQVLALQTQRVLLASHPCTEKRRKASAWQRNLGYPLAMLFLLVLTGLSVLIVAIHILELLIDEAAMPRGMQGTSLGQVSFSKLGSFGAVIQVVLIFYLMVSSVVGFYSSPLFRGLWPRWHDTAMTQIIGNCVCLLVLSSALPVFSRTLGLTRFDLLGDFGRFNWLGNFYIVFLYNAAFAGLTTLCLVKTFTAAVRAELIRAFGLDRLPLPVSGFPRASRKTQHQ, from the exons ATGCTGAGCAGAGTATGGAAGCAGCTGACTACGAAGTGCTATCCGTGCGTGAGCAGCTGTTCCACGAGAGGGTCCGCGAGTGCATT GCTCGAACTGTGCACCTTTACCCTGGCGGTTGCCCTGGGTGCTGTCCTGCTCCTGCCATTCTCCATCATCAGCAATGAGgtgctgctctctctgcctcgAAACTACTACATCCAGTGGCTCAACGGCTCCCTCATCCATG GCCTCTGgaaccttgtttttctcttttctaacttATCCCTCATCTTCCTCATGCCCTTTGCATACTTCTTCACTGAGTCTGAAGGCTTTGCTGGCTCCAGAAAG GGTGTCCTGGGCCGAGTCTACGAGACGGTGGTAATGTTGATGCTTCTCACTCTGCTGGTGCTGGGCATAGTGTGGGTGGCATCAGCCATTGTGGACAACAACAAGGCCAGCAGGGAGTCACTCTATG ACTTCTGGGAGTACTACCTCCCCTACCTCTACTCCTGCATCTCCTTCCTCGGAGTCCTGCTGCTCCTGG TTTGTACTCCACTAGGTCTCGCCCGCATGTTCTCGGTCACTGGGAAGCTGCTGGTCAAGCCCCGG CTGCTGGAAGACCTGGAGGAGCAGCTGTACTGCTCAGCCTTTGAGGAGGCAGCCTTGACCCGCAGGATTTGCA ATCCCACCTCCTGCTGGCTGCCTTTGGACATGGAGCTGGTTCACAGACAGGTCCTGGCTCTGCAGACACAGAGGGTCCTGCTCG CTTCCCATCCCTGCACAGAGAAGCGGCGGAAGGCTTCCGCCTGGCAGCGGAACCTGGGCTACCCCCTGGCCATGCTGTTCTTGCTGGTACTGACG GGCCTGTCTGTACTCATTGTGGCCATCCACATCCTGGAGCTGCTCATTGATGAGGCTGCCATGCCCCGGGGCATGCAG GGTACCTCTCTGGGCCAGGTCTCCTTCTCCAAGCTGGGCTCCTTTGGTGCTGTCATTCAGGTTGTACTCATCTT TTACCTGATGGTCTCATCGGTTGTGGGATTCTACAGCTCTCCACTCTTCCGGGGCCTGTGGCCCAGATGGCACGACACAGCCATGACGCAG ATAATTGGGAACTGTGTCTGCCTCCTGGTCCTGAGCTCAGCACTTCCTGTCTTCTCTCGAACTCTAG GGCTCACTCGCTTTGACCTGCTGGGTGACTTTGGACGCTTCAACTGGCTGGGCAATTTCTACATCGTGTTCCTCTACAATGCAGCCTTCGCGGGCCTCACCACTCTATGTCTGGTGAAGACCTTCACCGCAGCTGTGCGGGCAGAACTGATCCGGGCCTTTG GGCTGGACAGACTGCCATTGCCTGTCTCCGGTTTCCCCCGGGCATCTAGGAAGACCCAGCACCAGTGA
- the LMBR1L gene encoding protein LMBR1L isoform X6 → MLSRVWKQLTTKCYPCVSSCSTRGSASALLELCTFTLAVALGAVLLLPFSIISNEVLLSLPRNYYIQWLNGSLIHGLWNLVFLFSNLSLIFLMPFAYFFTESEGFAGSRKGVLGRVYETVVMLMLLTLLVLGIVWVASAIVDNNKASRESLYDFWEYYLPYLYSCISFLGVLLLLVCTPLGLARMFSVTGKLLVKPRLLEDLEEQLYCSAFEEAALTRRICNPTSCWLPLDMELVHRQVLALQTQRVLLEKRRKASAWQRNLGYPLAMLFLLVLTGLSVLIVAIHILELLIDEAAMPRGMQGTSLGQVSFSKLGSFGAVIQVVLIFYLMVSSVVGFYSSPLFRGLWPRWHDTAMTQIIGNCVCLLVLSSALPVFSRTLGLTRFDLLGDFGRFNWLGNFYIVFLYNAAFAGLTTLCLVKTFTAAVRAELIRAFGLDRLPLPVSGFPRASRKTQHQ, encoded by the exons ATGCTGAGCAGAGTATGGAAGCAGCTGACTACGAAGTGCTATCCGTGCGTGAGCAGCTGTTCCACGAGAGGGTCCGCGAGTGCATT GCTCGAACTGTGCACCTTTACCCTGGCGGTTGCCCTGGGTGCTGTCCTGCTCCTGCCATTCTCCATCATCAGCAATGAGgtgctgctctctctgcctcgAAACTACTACATCCAGTGGCTCAACGGCTCCCTCATCCATG GCCTCTGgaaccttgtttttctcttttctaacttATCCCTCATCTTCCTCATGCCCTTTGCATACTTCTTCACTGAGTCTGAAGGCTTTGCTGGCTCCAGAAAG GGTGTCCTGGGCCGAGTCTACGAGACGGTGGTAATGTTGATGCTTCTCACTCTGCTGGTGCTGGGCATAGTGTGGGTGGCATCAGCCATTGTGGACAACAACAAGGCCAGCAGGGAGTCACTCTATG ACTTCTGGGAGTACTACCTCCCCTACCTCTACTCCTGCATCTCCTTCCTCGGAGTCCTGCTGCTCCTGG TTTGTACTCCACTAGGTCTCGCCCGCATGTTCTCGGTCACTGGGAAGCTGCTGGTCAAGCCCCGG CTGCTGGAAGACCTGGAGGAGCAGCTGTACTGCTCAGCCTTTGAGGAGGCAGCCTTGACCCGCAGGATTTGCA ATCCCACCTCCTGCTGGCTGCCTTTGGACATGGAGCTGGTTCACAGACAGGTCCTGGCTCTGCAGACACAGAGGGTCCTGCTCG AGAAGCGGCGGAAGGCTTCCGCCTGGCAGCGGAACCTGGGCTACCCCCTGGCCATGCTGTTCTTGCTGGTACTGACG GGCCTGTCTGTACTCATTGTGGCCATCCACATCCTGGAGCTGCTCATTGATGAGGCTGCCATGCCCCGGGGCATGCAG GGTACCTCTCTGGGCCAGGTCTCCTTCTCCAAGCTGGGCTCCTTTGGTGCTGTCATTCAGGTTGTACTCATCTT TTACCTGATGGTCTCATCGGTTGTGGGATTCTACAGCTCTCCACTCTTCCGGGGCCTGTGGCCCAGATGGCACGACACAGCCATGACGCAG ATAATTGGGAACTGTGTCTGCCTCCTGGTCCTGAGCTCAGCACTTCCTGTCTTCTCTCGAACTCTAG GGCTCACTCGCTTTGACCTGCTGGGTGACTTTGGACGCTTCAACTGGCTGGGCAATTTCTACATCGTGTTCCTCTACAATGCAGCCTTCGCGGGCCTCACCACTCTATGTCTGGTGAAGACCTTCACCGCAGCTGTGCGGGCAGAACTGATCCGGGCCTTTG GGCTGGACAGACTGCCATTGCCTGTCTCCGGTTTCCCCCGGGCATCTAGGAAGACCCAGCACCAGTGA